In Romboutsia lituseburensis, a genomic segment contains:
- a CDS encoding cobyrinate a,c-diamide synthase, producing MKKILIAGTNSGVGKTTISLGIMQALTKRNMRVQPYKVGPDYIDPSYHTFITGRHSRNLDSYMLNDEQIKYVFNKASDDADISVVEGVMGLYDGIGINLDNCTSSHTSKILKAPVILVINGKAMAASSAAMVLGYKELDKDVNIKGVIVNNVRTKTHYEIIKEAIETYCGVEVLGYFPPNNEFSLESRHLGLVPSVEIDGLKNKFNSLAEEIEKYINIDRIIEISETEEIESTFKLDNFIEENKVKGKSIAIAYDKAFNFYYRENIELLEELGLDIKYFSPLKDNKVPKSDYIYIGGGFPEIFSKEIEANVLMRESIKEAHENNIPIYAECGGLMYLGQTLLDKENISYDMVGIFEGNSKMTTSLKRFGYCYGTAKGDTVLSKADEMIKGHEFHHSVFETEEECAYVMRKERDGKVVNEWEGGYSKNNTLATYLHTHFYNNLDCIKNLLNNRVDKYLEEGNN from the coding sequence ATGAAAAAAATTTTAATAGCAGGAACTAATAGTGGTGTAGGTAAAACAACTATATCGCTAGGAATAATGCAGGCTCTAACTAAAAGAAATATGAGAGTACAGCCATATAAAGTAGGTCCAGATTATATAGACCCATCTTACCATACTTTTATAACAGGAAGACATTCAAGAAATTTAGATTCATACATGCTAAATGATGAGCAAATCAAATACGTTTTTAATAAAGCATCAGATGATGCTGATATATCAGTAGTAGAAGGTGTAATGGGATTATATGATGGAATAGGAATAAACTTAGATAATTGTACAAGTTCGCATACATCAAAAATACTTAAAGCTCCTGTGATACTAGTTATAAATGGTAAAGCTATGGCAGCATCAAGTGCAGCTATGGTATTAGGATATAAAGAACTAGATAAAGATGTAAATATAAAAGGTGTAATAGTAAATAATGTAAGGACTAAGACACATTATGAAATTATAAAAGAAGCCATCGAAACATATTGCGGTGTTGAAGTTTTAGGGTACTTCCCACCTAACAATGAATTTTCATTAGAATCTAGGCATTTAGGACTTGTGCCAAGTGTAGAGATAGATGGTTTAAAAAACAAGTTTAATAGCTTAGCTGAGGAAATAGAAAAGTATATAAATATAGATAGGATTATAGAAATTTCAGAGACTGAAGAAATAGAAAGCACATTTAAATTAGATAATTTTATAGAAGAAAATAAAGTTAAAGGAAAATCAATAGCTATAGCTTATGATAAAGCTTTTAATTTTTACTATAGAGAAAATATAGAATTACTAGAAGAGTTAGGTTTAGATATAAAATACTTTAGTCCATTAAAAGATAATAAGGTACCAAAATCAGATTATATTTATATAGGTGGAGGATTCCCAGAAATATTTAGTAAAGAAATAGAAGCAAATGTATTAATGAGAGAATCTATAAAAGAAGCTCATGAAAACAATATACCTATCTATGCAGAATGTGGTGGACTTATGTACTTAGGTCAAACCCTGTTAGATAAAGAAAATATATCTTATGATATGGTAGGTATATTTGAAGGGAATAGTAAAATGACAACATCCCTAAAAAGATTTGGATATTGTTATGGTACTGCAAAAGGTGATACCGTTTTATCTAAGGCTGATGAAATGATAAAAGGTCATGAGTTCCATCACTCTGTATTTGAAACAGAAGAGGAATGTGCATACGTTATGAGAAAAGAAAGAGATGGAAAAGTAGTTAACGAGTGGGAAGGTGGATATAGTAAAAATAATACTTTAGCTACATATTTACATACTCATTTTTATAATAATTTAGATTGTATAAAAAACTTATTAAACAATAGAGTAGATAAGTATTTAGAGGAAGGAAACAACTAA
- a CDS encoding cobyric acid synthase: MGKKIMLQGTASNVGKSILTAGLCRVFKQDGYSVAPFKSQNMALNSFITKEGLEMGRAQVFQAEAAGIEPIADMNPILLKPSGNHRCQVIVRGKVREDMSSSDYHTYKPILAKELKDIFKSFSDKYDVVVMEGAGSTAEINLKEHDIANMGMAEIADAPVIIVGDIDRGGVFASLAGTMLLLSEEERKRVKGVIINKFRGRKELLGEGIKMLEEIIKVPVLGVIPYSDIKIEDEDSVTTKFKTKMDKNDIHIEIIRTPHMSNFTDFNIFETQEDVSIRYVGYGESLGNPDIVILPGSKSTIDDLKYIRESGLEEQIKELHKKGKLIFGICGGYQMLGKKLRDPYHVEGDTEEFDGIGLLDTITTFEKEKTTTQVNAIISQKLNGYMSNLGGKKVKGYEIHMGITDIGSSVNSLNTITKKLDEQVNYQEGSVNQEGNVVGTYLHGIFDDVDFTRSLLNNIREAKGLEKVKSSVASFEEFKQKEYDRLAELLREHLDIKKIYEIMDEHEKSVIKK; the protein is encoded by the coding sequence GTGGGCAAAAAAATAATGTTACAAGGGACAGCATCAAATGTTGGGAAAAGTATTTTAACTGCTGGTCTATGTAGAGTGTTTAAACAAGATGGATATAGTGTTGCACCATTTAAATCACAAAATATGGCATTAAATTCTTTTATAACAAAAGAAGGATTAGAAATGGGGAGAGCACAAGTTTTTCAAGCTGAAGCAGCAGGAATAGAACCTATTGCAGATATGAATCCAATATTATTAAAACCATCAGGAAATCATAGATGCCAGGTGATTGTAAGGGGAAAAGTAAGAGAGGACATGTCTTCTTCGGACTATCATACATATAAGCCAATACTAGCAAAAGAACTAAAGGATATTTTTAAAAGTTTTAGTGATAAGTATGATGTTGTAGTAATGGAAGGTGCAGGTAGTACAGCTGAGATAAATTTAAAGGAACATGATATTGCGAATATGGGTATGGCAGAAATTGCAGATGCTCCAGTAATAATTGTTGGAGATATAGATAGAGGTGGAGTATTTGCATCACTAGCAGGTACAATGCTTTTATTAAGTGAAGAAGAAAGAAAAAGAGTTAAGGGTGTAATTATAAATAAATTTAGGGGAAGAAAAGAACTTTTAGGTGAAGGAATAAAAATGTTAGAAGAAATAATAAAAGTTCCTGTTCTTGGGGTTATTCCTTATAGTGATATAAAAATAGAAGATGAGGATAGCGTAACTACTAAATTTAAAACAAAGATGGATAAAAATGATATTCATATAGAAATAATTAGAACACCTCATATGTCTAATTTTACAGATTTTAATATATTTGAAACACAAGAAGATGTAAGTATTAGATATGTAGGATATGGAGAAAGTTTAGGAAATCCAGATATAGTAATTTTACCAGGAAGCAAAAGTACAATTGATGACTTAAAGTATATAAGAGAAAGTGGATTAGAGGAGCAAATAAAAGAGCTTCATAAAAAGGGTAAACTAATATTTGGAATATGTGGTGGATATCAGATGTTAGGTAAAAAACTTAGAGATCCATATCATGTTGAAGGTGATACTGAGGAGTTTGATGGAATAGGTTTATTAGATACTATAACGACTTTTGAAAAAGAAAAAACTACGACACAAGTAAACGCTATTATAAGTCAAAAACTTAATGGATATATGAGTAATTTAGGTGGAAAAAAAGTAAAAGGTTACGAAATACATATGGGAATAACTGATATAGGAAGTAGTGTAAATAGTCTAAATACAATAACTAAAAAATTGGATGAACAGGTAAATTATCAAGAGGGAAGTGTAAATCAAGAGGGGAATGTAGTTGGAACATATCTTCATGGAATATTTGATGATGTAGATTTTACAAGATCACTTTTAAATAATATAAGAGAAGCTAAAGGATTAGAAAAAGTAAAAAGTAGTGTTGCTTCTTTTGAAGAATTTAAGCAAAAAGAATATGATCGACTTGCTGAATTGCTAAGAGAACATTTAGATATAAAAAAAATATATGAAATTATGGATGAACATGAAAAATCAGTAATAAAAAAATAA
- a CDS encoding histidine phosphatase family protein → MTKLILVRHALTTDNQNNRLSGHIDSQVSEIGKKQIKQLTRYLEDIKIDSIYTTTSSRTKDTVKEISKIKDIQIKEKENLKEISFGDFEGITFEDIKKSYPNEFQDMINKGYEYKYPNGESLIDSYNRVADEISNILSEEKNKTVLVCSHGGTIRNIITYLISNSYKYHWNFKIDNASVTILEIDNGFTVIHTMNNTNFMSL, encoded by the coding sequence ATGACAAAATTAATTTTAGTAAGACATGCTTTGACAACTGACAATCAAAACAATAGATTATCAGGTCATATAGATAGCCAAGTAAGTGAAATTGGAAAGAAACAAATTAAACAACTTACTAGATATTTAGAAGATATAAAAATAGATAGTATCTATACAACAACATCTTCTAGGACTAAAGATACAGTTAAAGAGATATCTAAAATAAAGGATATACAAATAAAAGAAAAAGAAAACTTGAAAGAAATTAGTTTTGGTGATTTTGAAGGTATAACATTTGAAGATATAAAGAAAAGTTACCCTAATGAATTTCAAGATATGATAAATAAGGGATATGAATATAAGTATCCTAATGGAGAAAGTTTGATAGACTCATATAATAGAGTAGCTGATGAAATAAGTAATATACTTTCTGAAGAGAAAAATAAAACAGTACTTGTATGTTCCCATGGTGGAACTATAAGAAACATAATTACTTATTTAATATCAAATAGCTATAAATATCATTGGAACTTTAAAATTGATAATGCATCAGTTACAATTTTAGAAATAGATAATGGATTTACAGTAATACATACTATGAATAATACAAATTTTATGAGCCTTTAA
- the cobS gene encoding adenosylcobinamide-GDP ribazoletransferase has protein sequence MKRFIALLQFMTRIPINIDVGFDEEFHKSITYFPLVGFVLGVLLFLIGTICGYIFDPFVTAIIITLSSVVLTGGLHIDGLGDTFDALYSYRDKEKMLEIMKDSRLGTNSLLAVMFVILLKVGFIYSIINNGYMWLVMFMPVIGRLGVIRLTYKTVSPRAKGMGNMFIGKLTTGMFLTAIVYTIVLITLIARFMFLTPFEIIIKVLLSIILVLLFNQIFKGHVYKKIDGVTGDILGCSIELGEVIYLLYIYLIIG, from the coding sequence ATGAAACGATTTATTGCATTACTTCAGTTTATGACCAGAATACCTATAAATATAGATGTAGGATTTGATGAGGAATTTCATAAGTCTATAACATATTTTCCTTTAGTTGGATTTGTACTAGGAGTACTTTTATTTTTAATAGGAACAATATGTGGTTATATATTTGATCCATTTGTAACAGCGATAATTATAACCTTAAGCTCTGTAGTTTTAACAGGTGGTCTTCATATAGATGGATTAGGTGACACTTTTGATGCTTTATACAGCTATAGAGATAAAGAAAAAATGTTAGAAATAATGAAAGATTCAAGGTTAGGTACAAATTCACTTTTAGCAGTAATGTTTGTTATTTTGCTTAAAGTAGGATTTATATACAGCATTATAAATAATGGATACATGTGGCTAGTAATGTTTATGCCTGTGATAGGAAGACTAGGTGTAATTAGGCTTACATATAAAACTGTTTCTCCAAGAGCTAAAGGCATGGGTAATATGTTTATAGGTAAATTAACAACAGGAATGTTTTTAACTGCTATAGTATATACAATAGTATTAATAACATTAATTGCAAGATTTATGTTCTTAACTCCGTTTGAAATTATAATTAAAGTGTTATTATCAATAATACTTGTGCTTTTATTCAATCAAATATTTAAAGGTCACGTATATAAAAAGATTGACGGAGTAACAGGTGATATATTAGGATGTAGTATAGAATTAGGAGAAGTAATATATTTACTTTACATATATCTAATAATAGGTTAA
- the cobU gene encoding bifunctional adenosylcobinamide kinase/adenosylcobinamide-phosphate guanylyltransferase yields MSKIILVTGGARSGKSNFAEKLCIDQNNSTAYIATSIPFDDEMKDRVKKHKESRPQNWSTYEIYKDIYSIIKEISNNHETVILDCVTLLVNNLMFTYDMDIDKANQEEINELEKYIKDQVKKLIEEIKKTNLYFVVVTNELGMAVVPANKLSRVYTDIVGRINQQIASESDEVYFVVSGIPMKIKG; encoded by the coding sequence ATGAGCAAAATTATATTAGTAACAGGTGGAGCTAGGTCTGGTAAAAGTAATTTTGCAGAAAAATTATGCATAGACCAAAATAATAGCACAGCGTATATAGCAACTTCTATACCATTTGATGATGAGATGAAAGATAGAGTAAAGAAACATAAAGAAAGTAGACCACAAAATTGGAGTACTTATGAAATATATAAAGATATATACTCTATTATTAAAGAAATATCAAATAATCATGAGACAGTAATACTAGATTGTGTGACTTTATTAGTAAATAATTTAATGTTTACTTATGATATGGATATAGATAAAGCTAATCAAGAAGAAATAAATGAGTTAGAAAAGTATATAAAAGATCAAGTAAAAAAATTAATAGAAGAAATTAAAAAAACTAATCTATACTTTGTAGTTGTAACAAATGAGCTTGGAATGGCAGTAGTTCCAGCTAATAAATTAAGCAGAGTATACACAGATATTGTAGGTAGAATCAATCAACAAATAGCATCAGAAAGCGATGAAGTTTATTTTGTAGTAAGTGGTATACCTATGAAAATAAAGGGGTAG
- the cobT gene encoding nicotinate-nucleotide--dimethylbenzimidazole phosphoribosyltransferase, giving the protein MYLLENISKNIYSLDKNSIQKAKNRLDTLIKPKGSLGKIEDICMQLAGIYGTAKFDTSKKAIIAFAGDHGVYEEGVAPDPQDITQLQFPNFTKGLCGVGALSKFVGADVIAVDVGVNCDHKLDGVRDYKIRKGTSNMAKGPAMTREEAIKCLEIGIEMAEECIEKGYKVIGIGEMGICNTTPSSAIISVIDGCDPAIVTGIGAGLKKERLKHKADTIRNAIELNKPNPNDGIDILSKVGGFEIGSMAGVILGCSANKTPVVLDGFISYAAALLAYKINPKSREYMIASHLSAEAGTQKALEMLDLSPVLNMDMRLGEGSGAALAFNIIEASNYAYQNMATFDEVEWV; this is encoded by the coding sequence ATGTATTTATTAGAGAATATCTCAAAAAATATATATTCTTTAGATAAAAATTCTATTCAAAAAGCTAAAAATAGGCTTGATACACTTATAAAACCTAAAGGCAGCCTTGGAAAAATAGAAGATATTTGTATGCAATTAGCAGGAATATATGGAACAGCAAAATTTGATACTTCTAAGAAAGCAATAATAGCTTTTGCAGGAGATCATGGAGTCTATGAAGAAGGTGTAGCTCCAGATCCTCAAGATATAACTCAATTGCAATTTCCAAACTTTACAAAAGGTTTATGTGGAGTAGGTGCTTTAAGTAAATTTGTAGGAGCTGATGTTATAGCGGTAGATGTTGGCGTTAATTGTGACCATAAATTAGATGGAGTTAGGGACTACAAGATAAGAAAGGGAACATCAAATATGGCTAAAGGTCCTGCAATGACTAGAGAGGAAGCTATAAAATGTCTAGAAATTGGGATTGAAATGGCCGAAGAATGTATAGAAAAAGGATATAAAGTTATAGGAATTGGAGAGATGGGTATTTGTAACACTACTCCTAGTAGTGCAATAATATCTGTAATAGATGGATGTGATCCAGCTATAGTAACTGGAATAGGTGCAGGATTAAAAAAAGAAAGATTAAAACATAAAGCAGATACAATTAGAAATGCAATAGAATTAAACAAACCAAATCCAAATGATGGAATAGATATATTATCTAAAGTAGGTGGATTTGAAATAGGATCTATGGCTGGGGTAATATTAGGATGTAGTGCAAATAAAACACCAGTAGTATTAGATGGATTTATATCTTATGCAGCAGCACTACTAGCATACAAAATAAATCCTAAATCTAGAGAGTATATGATAGCATCTCATTTATCAGCTGAAGCTGGAACTCAAAAAGCATTAGAAATGCTAGATTTAAGTCCCGTACTTAATATGGATATGAGGCTAGGAGAAGGTAGTGGTGCAGCACTTGCATTTAATATAATAGAAGCATCAAACTATGCTTATCAAAACATGGCAACATTTGATGAAGTAGAATGGGTGTAA
- the hemL gene encoding glutamate-1-semialdehyde 2,1-aminomutase — protein sequence MKNEKSLKIYEEAIEYIPGGVNSPVRAFRSVGLDPVFIDRAHGSRIWDVDGNEYIDYICSWGPLMLGHSPKEIVEGIEEIVAKGTSYGVPTAIEVEMAKIIVEAYPAIDQVRMVNSGTEATMSALRVARAYTKRNKILKFEGCYHGHSDALLVKSGSGTITYGVPTSPGVPEDVVKDTLVCKYNDLDEVRTIFNEQGNEIAAVIVETVSGNMGVVPGTQEFLQLLRDITKEYGTVLIFDEVITGFRLNYSSSVGYFGIKPDMACFGKIIGAGLPVGAYGGTKEIMSMVSPVGPVYQAGTLSGNPLAMYMGKKNLEILRDNPQIYKNLEEKAIRLEKGLKSNVEKLGLNYTVNRAGSLVCLFFTEGPINNYDDVTKCDVTKFNKYFAELLKRGILLAPTQFEAMFLSNAHTNEDIDYTINACYEALKAAHNL from the coding sequence ATGAAAAATGAAAAGTCACTAAAAATATATGAAGAAGCAATAGAGTACATACCAGGCGGTGTAAATAGTCCAGTTAGAGCATTTAGATCAGTTGGATTAGATCCTGTTTTTATAGACAGAGCTCATGGAAGTAGAATATGGGATGTAGATGGTAATGAATATATAGATTATATATGTTCTTGGGGACCTCTTATGTTAGGTCATAGTCCTAAAGAAATAGTTGAAGGAATAGAAGAAATAGTAGCAAAAGGAACAAGCTATGGAGTTCCAACAGCGATAGAAGTTGAAATGGCAAAAATTATAGTTGAAGCTTACCCTGCAATAGATCAAGTTCGTATGGTTAACTCAGGTACAGAAGCTACAATGAGTGCTCTAAGAGTAGCAAGAGCTTACACAAAAAGAAATAAGATTTTAAAATTTGAAGGATGTTACCATGGACACTCTGATGCATTACTAGTTAAATCAGGTTCTGGAACGATAACATATGGAGTTCCAACAAGTCCTGGAGTACCAGAAGATGTTGTTAAGGATACATTAGTCTGTAAGTACAATGATTTAGATGAAGTTAGAACAATATTCAATGAGCAAGGTAATGAAATTGCAGCAGTTATAGTTGAAACAGTTTCAGGAAATATGGGAGTTGTTCCAGGAACTCAAGAGTTCTTACAATTATTAAGAGATATAACTAAAGAATATGGAACAGTTTTAATATTTGACGAAGTAATAACTGGATTTAGATTAAATTATAGTAGTTCAGTAGGGTATTTTGGTATAAAACCAGATATGGCTTGTTTCGGTAAAATAATAGGAGCTGGATTGCCAGTAGGTGCCTATGGAGGAACTAAAGAAATAATGAGTATGGTATCTCCAGTAGGTCCTGTTTATCAAGCGGGGACTTTATCGGGTAATCCATTAGCTATGTATATGGGTAAAAAGAACTTAGAAATATTAAGAGATAATCCTCAAATATATAAAAATTTAGAAGAAAAAGCTATAAGATTAGAAAAAGGATTAAAATCTAATGTTGAAAAGCTAGGATTAAATTACACTGTAAATAGAGCTGGATCATTAGTTTGTTTATTCTTTACAGAAGGGCCAATAAATAACTATGATGATGTAACTAAATGCGATGTAACTAAATTTAATAAGTATTTTGCAGAATTATTAAAGAGAGGGATACTTTTAGCACCAACTCAATTTGAGGCAATGTTCTTATCTAATGCTCATACAAATGAAGATATAGATTACACAATAAATGCTTGTTATGAAGCATTAAAAGCAGCTCATAATCTTTAA
- the hemA gene encoding glutamyl-tRNA reductase: MNIGVVGVNHNLAPISIREGVSFTDLQKIEAINYLLDKEIEEVIILSTCNRSEIYIQSKNVDEKVKVVEDFYATFFDKPDVKEYLFVKTHREAIDHIYKVTAGLDSIVLGEDQILGQVKDAHEFSMQLGASKKKFNKLFREAITTAKEIKSTTKISQQPLSISYIGVKFLEEKLGSLEGKNALVIGVGKMSKLTMKHLEEEKINTIYVSNRSHGKVKEIENDFKNVVLIEYADRYKILNDVDMVISATASPHIVVRYDEMPKLERKIYMMDIALPRDIDPKINELENIEVYDIDNLKEIHDKNDQKRKELANIGYDMINKSIDEFVEWMDSTHIDPTIESLNDKCLEIREDTLDYIFRKLDLDTREKKIIDKMMTSALKRLIREPIINLKQTKDKGKREEYIKLVEELFEL, encoded by the coding sequence ATGAATATAGGGGTTGTAGGAGTTAATCATAATTTAGCTCCAATTAGTATAAGAGAAGGTGTTTCCTTTACTGATTTACAGAAAATAGAAGCTATAAACTATCTACTAGATAAAGAGATAGAGGAAGTTATTATATTATCTACTTGTAATAGAAGTGAAATATATATTCAATCTAAAAACGTTGATGAAAAAGTAAAAGTTGTAGAAGATTTTTACGCAACATTTTTTGATAAGCCAGATGTAAAAGAATATTTATTTGTAAAAACACATAGAGAAGCAATAGATCATATATACAAAGTAACTGCTGGACTAGACTCTATAGTTTTAGGCGAAGATCAGATTCTAGGTCAAGTAAAAGATGCACATGAATTCTCTATGCAACTAGGTGCAAGCAAAAAGAAATTTAATAAATTATTTAGAGAGGCAATAACAACAGCTAAAGAAATAAAAAGTACAACTAAAATATCACAACAACCATTATCGATAAGTTATATAGGTGTAAAGTTTTTAGAAGAAAAACTAGGTAGTTTAGAGGGGAAAAATGCACTAGTTATAGGTGTAGGTAAAATGAGTAAGCTTACAATGAAGCACCTAGAAGAGGAAAAAATTAATACTATCTATGTATCAAATCGTAGTCATGGTAAGGTTAAAGAAATCGAAAATGATTTTAAAAACGTTGTTCTGATAGAATATGCTGATAGATACAAAATTCTTAATGATGTTGATATGGTTATAAGTGCTACAGCATCACCACATATTGTAGTTAGATATGATGAGATGCCAAAGCTTGAAAGAAAGATTTATATGATGGATATAGCTCTTCCAAGAGACATTGATCCTAAAATAAATGAATTAGAAAATATAGAAGTTTATGATATAGATAATTTAAAAGAAATACATGACAAAAATGACCAAAAGCGTAAAGAATTAGCTAATATAGGTTATGATATGATAAATAAAAGCATTGATGAATTTGTAGAATGGATGGATTCAACTCATATAGACCCAACTATAGAATCATTAAATGATAAATGCTTAGAAATAAGAGAAGATACATTAGATTATATATTTAGAAAATTAGACCTTGATACTAGAGAGAAAAAAATCATAGATAAGATGATGACATCAGCTCTTAAGAGACTAATAAGAGAACCAATAATAAATTTAAAGCAAACAAAAGATAAGGGAAAAAGAGAAGAATATATAAAATTAGTTGAAGAGCTATTTGAACTTTAA
- the trhA gene encoding PAQR family membrane homeostasis protein TrhA gives MGNNYLREPINGFTHLVGAILSFIGLLALVIKTSLTSPTAIALTAVIIFGLSMILLYAASATYHLVVSSDNVISFLRRLDHAMIFVLIAGSYTPFCLIALQGVTGWVLFGIIIAAAVAGICFKLIWFKCPRWISTLIYVAMGWISIFLIVPLYKALSLQGITLLILGGVFYTIGALIYATKPKFLKSKYLGFHEIFHIFIMFGTLTHFFCVFKFVI, from the coding sequence ATGGGTAATAATTATCTTAGAGAACCGATTAATGGTTTTACTCACTTAGTAGGTGCTATATTATCATTTATCGGGTTACTTGCATTAGTAATAAAGACATCATTAACTAGTCCTACAGCTATAGCTCTTACTGCTGTTATAATATTTGGACTTAGTATGATACTTCTTTACGCAGCTTCTGCAACATATCATTTAGTTGTTTCTTCTGATAATGTTATTAGCTTTTTAAGAAGATTAGATCATGCTATGATCTTTGTACTGATTGCAGGTTCTTATACTCCATTTTGTTTAATTGCATTACAAGGAGTTACTGGGTGGGTACTGTTCGGAATAATAATAGCAGCTGCTGTAGCCGGTATTTGTTTTAAACTAATTTGGTTTAAGTGTCCTCGATGGATTTCAACACTTATATATGTGGCTATGGGATGGATTTCTATATTTTTAATAGTGCCTCTATATAAAGCTCTTTCTTTACAAGGTATAACACTGCTAATACTAGGTGGTGTTTTCTATACAATAGGAGCTTTAATATATGCTACTAAACCTAAATTTTTAAAATCAAAATATCTTGGTTTCCATGAAATTTTCCATATATTTATTATGTTTGGAACTCTTACACACTTTTTCTGTGTATTTAAATTTGTTATATAA